TGCGGCATCGCGGGAAAAATTCGCACAGGACAAAGGCGTTCGCGCATTCGACACCTTCGAGCAACTTTGCGATGCAGTCGATGTCGTGGACATTTGCAGTCCGCCTTCTTCGCATGAACCACTCGCAGTTCAGGCGCTGGAGCGGGGAAAGCATGTGATCGTAGAGAAGCCCTTCACCGGTTATTATGGCGCCGATATAAGCGGCTTTTGCGGTAATACATTTCCTAAAGAAGAGATGCTTCGGGAAGCCGTTGCCAGTTGCAATCGAATTCTCACAGCAGCAAAGGCAAGCGGAAAAACCGTGTGCTATGCCGAGAACTGGATATACGCCCCGGCTATTCAGAAGGAACGGGAAATCCTCGTCAAGAGCGGTGGCCAGATTTTGTGGATCATCGGTGAGGAATCCCATAGCGGATCGCACTCGCCGTACTATGGGTCCTGGAAATCGTCGGGAGGTGGATCGCTGGTTGGGAAGGGATGCCACCCGTTGAGCGCTGCGCTCTATCTGAAGCGTGTCGAAGGAGAAGCCAGAAATGGAGTTCCGATTCGGCCGGTGACAGCAAGCGCCAGAACACACGAGATCACACGGCTAAAGGACTTTCGAGATGAGGGCTTCCTGCGGACCTCTTACGAGGATGTCGAAGACTTTGTACAGATTCACATCAAGTTCTCGGACGGCACAGTGGCGGATATATTTTCCACGGAGCTGGTTCTCGGCGGTGTCCATAACTGGCTGGAGGTCGTCAGCAATAATCACCGCACGCGTTGCAATCTGAGCCCGGTCAACGCGCTCGAAACCTTCAATCCGAAAGAGGACTTATTTCGGGATGTTTATGTTTCGGAGAAGATTGGAACGAAACAGGGTTGGAGCAATCCCTCCGCAGATGAGAACTGGCATCACGGATACGTGCATGAGTTCCAGGACTTTATGGAAAGCATTCAGGATAGACGTAAGCCCCTGTCCACGATAGAGCTGGCACGGGACACCGTTGCTGCGCTTTACACCGGATATTTATCCGCTGAGCGCGGGGGAATTGAAGTCGATATACCGGCCGCGTCGGAAGATTTATAAGCGTCGATACAAGACGTCTCGCATGCGAATTCACACTGGCTGCGCTCAACTCATCGCAGCCAGCGCACTGTCAGCATTCGGAGCCTTGAAAATCAGCGCGGAAGTTTTTGCAATCTTGACGTCAGATGCTGCTGAAACACTGCGAAATTTTGCGTTCGCGGAACATGCTCCGGTTCTATCCTCTGACCAAGTTCCTGGCAAAGGCCGTCCGGATGCCAGGCAGGCCACGCCGGCAAGCCTGGACCGTTGGGATTTCCAGTCTTTATGAACTGCGCCCAGTATCCGACAATGGCATTCGATAACATCGTGTCATACGATCTGGACTTCCAACTCGTCCAGTATTTTCTGCTCAGAAACATACTCTCTTCGCTATGAAAGGCTCCGAGCCCGGTAAATTCATCGGTGCCCACATAAGTGAAATGGTACAGAAAAGCGTTCTGTCCAATTCTGGCAGTATCGTTGGAGAGCAGCCACGCTCCAAAGCCAAAGTCAAAATCAGAATCCATGATTTCGAAGACCTGACGAGTCTCGCCGTCTGAGCGAGCCGGATACTGGGCAAAGACCTCATCGGCATCGGAGCCAAAACGGTTGTGCAGCCATTGGCGATAAGCAGCAATCGTACTTGGCCGCCAGGACTTGCCTCCGACAATCGGACTTGCGAAAATCGAGACTTCGTCCTCGTTGCTGCCCACCAACACCGGAATGCCGGCCTCCCTTCCCTCTGCAAAAAGGATGGCGGGCTGCTGCGGAAGCACCCATCCGTCAACCACTGGTTCAAGATCAATATCCGGAGCATCCATCGCGACCTGAAGAATGCGTGCCGCGGGTATCGCGCGCAAAGCTTGCAAAGCTCCTGGTCCGGGTGGAACTCCCAGATCTTTCGCCAATCGCTCGCCGTTGATCTCCGCCTCCTGGGCGTTGGGATAGACGGAATCGACGCAAACGCCGCTTTGAAGAATCGCGCGCTCGAACAACCCCGCGGAGAGCGGCGAAGCCATCAGATTACATACATCAAGCGCGCCGGAAGACTGGCCGCCGATCGTTACCTGATCCGGATCGCCTCCAAAGCGCGCGATATTCTGACGCACCCAGCGCAAGGCTGCCACCTGATCCAGGTGCCCGTAGTTCCCGGATACATGATGGTCTGACTCAGCAGCAAGCAATCGGTCGGCCAGAAAGCCAAACACGCCCAATCGATAATTGAAACTGACGACAACCACTCCTTGCTCTGCAAGGGTCTGTCCCAGTGGCGGCCACTCTCCGTCCCCTTCAACATTTCCGCCTCCGTGGACCCAGACAAAGACTGGAAGCTTCGCGTTCTGATGCAATTCAGGTGTCCACACATTCAGATAGAGGCAAGCTTCGTCAATCGGCATCTTCTGCACACCGAGCATTTCAGGCAGCCACGGGCTGGGCAATTGCGGGCACGCGGAGCCGTATTGAGACGCAGTGCGGATACCATGCCAGGGCACAGGCGGTTGCGGCGCCTTCCAGCGCAATGAGCCCACTGGTTGGGCTGCAAAAGGAATGCCCAGAAAAACGCCCCCTCCCGGAAGAGCCGGATCTCGCATCCCCTCCAGCATGCCGCTGGCGATTCTCACGCGTGGCGGTTGTATCTGTGCTCCTGCTGAAACCAAAGAACCAAGGCCCATCATTCCGACGATAATTAGAGTGTGCCCCATCATCCGCATCCGCCCATGATAAAGAAACGGCACGGTTGGAGTTCCACCCATCGAGAAGGTCTGGCCGCGCCCTAAGCTATAAACTGAGAATGAGCATTGAGAATGCCGCAGCGGATGCCGGGCTGGTGAACTACACATGGCATTGAGAGCCGATGTCGGACATTCGGACTGTCGCTCCACTCATGCGTCACAGTACAATTCAGATGACGATGCAATATGCCCACCTGGCGCCGGAACATAATCAAGCGGCAATAGACCGGCTAGTAGCACCGTCCAACGGAATGGCCACTAAGTCGGACACCGAGCAAAACGGCAAGGAACGAAAAGTCGCTTAACCTGTTGACAATAAAGGCTTGCGGAAGTGGCGAAATTGGCAGACGCACCAGACTTAGGATCTGGCGGGGTAACCCATAGGGGTTCAAGTCCCCTCTTCCGCACCAACTCGTTGCATATTTATTCCAGACAGGCCCATGACCCCGGGTCAGGTTTCCGCGTCTCCGCGAATGAAGCGTCCTTCTACCAGACTTCCTGGGACTGTGTGTGTTTACGCGTGAGGAGGTAGTAGAGGACCGGCGTCACGATCAGCGACAAGACGACTGAGACAAGGATGCCTCCTGTTACGGCAATCGCCAGCGGCTGCAGCATCTGCGAACCCGAGCCGAGGGCAAAGGCGAGCGGGAGCATACCGCATATCGCGGCGACCGCGGTCATTACGATAGGGCGCAGACGGCGTTGCGCTGCCTGCAACATGGCCTGACGGGGCTCTACACCATCCCTGCGAAGCTTTTCGTCTGCGTCGAGCAGAAGAATGCCGTTCTTGGCGACGATGCCGATGACCATGATAAGCCCCATAAAGCTGGCGACGTTGAAGCTGGTCTGCGTAATGAGCAGGGCCAGCACCACTCCTGAGATAGAGAGCACGGAGCTGGTGAGGATAGCGACCGGCGCGGAGAAGTTGCGGAACTCTACAAGGAGAACGCCGAAAACCAGCACCAGTGCGAGGATCAGCACGCGCAACAGGTCGTGGAAGGACTTTTGCTGCTCTTCGTAGGTGCCGCCGTACTCCACGCGCACATTGGAGGGCAGATGCAGTCCTTCGACAGTTGATCGAACCCTGGCCATCGCAGTGCCGAGATCTGAGCCTTCGAGACGGCCCGTCACGAGTATTTGTTGCTGTAGATTCTCACGGCGAATTTCATTCTGCGGTGGGAGTTGGGTGATCTGTGCGATCGAGCCCAGCGATGCGGTATGTCCACTGCTTGAGTTGAAGACGGTGTTCTCAATCGCTGCGAGCGACGAGCGGTTTTCCTCAGGCAGGCGAATGCGAACCGTGTATGGCCGTCCGTTTACGATCATCGGCTCCGTGGTTGGTAGGCCGTCCAGGATCGCGGTCGAGTCTTCCGCAACCTCCTGCGGCGTGAAGCCAAATCGAGCTGCGAGCACAGGACTGATTTGAAAGCTGGTCGCTGGACCGCTGACGGTATTATCGATGCCATTCTGCGTATCGACTACGCCCGGGATCTTGCCAATTGCGTCCTGCACCTTGGGGCCAAGCTGGTTGAGCAGCGACTGGTCATTGCAGAAGAGCTTGATTTGAATTGGCTCAGGCGCGTTGGAAAGATCGCCGATCATGTCCTGAAGGACCTGCGTGAACTCGACATCAAGCTCCGGCTCAGTCTTTTTGATCTCGTCACGAACATCCGCCATGACATCATCAATGGCACGGGACCGTTTGCTTTTGAGCCTGACGGTGAAGTCGCCGTAATTGGCTTCTGTCACAGCGGCAAGGCCCATTTGCAGGCCGGTGCGGCGCGAGGTGATTTCGACCTCAGGCGTATCCTGGAGAATCTTTTCGACGTGCGCCAGGACACGATTGGTCTCGGTGAGGGAGCTGCCCGAGGGCATGATGTAGTCGAGGATGAAGCCGCCTTCGTCCATCTCTGGCAACAGGTCGGAGCCGAGCGCGGTATAGCCGAAATAGCCTCCGATGATGAGAACTAGGCAGGCGACTCCGAGGATGACCGGGCGAGCGAGAGCCCAGTCGAGAACACGGGCATGAATCGCCAAAACCCGCGCCATGAATTTGCCGGAGTGTTTGTGCTCCACTGGAGCTATTCCTTCGTGCGTTGCCTCCGTGTCTGCATCCTTTACCTTGCCGCGCAGCAGAACCAGCGACAATGCCGGGGTCCAGGTCAGTGCGAGAAGCAGTGATGTCAGCAGCGCGGCGGTCATAGTGACAGCGAGGGCCCGGAAGAAGCTGCCGGTGACGCCGGTGACAGCGATGAGGGGAAGGAAGACCACGACCGGCGTAATCGTGGAACCAATCAGTGGGGTGGTGATCTCGGTGAGCGCGCTGCGCACGGCAGCTACGCGCGACTGGCCGCTGTCGCGATGAACGACGATGTTCTCGACGACCACGATGGCGTCGTCGATGACCAGACCGATGGCTGCGGCCAGGCCGCCAAGAGTCATAAGATTGAACGACTGCCCGATCAGCCACAGAAAGAGAATCGTGACTGCCACTGTGACTGGAATGACCAGTCCTGCGACCAATGAGGAGCGCCAGTCATGCAGGAAGAGAAAGAGGATGACGCAGGCGAGGATCAGCCCAATGAAGATGGCGTCGCGAACGCTCGCGATGGATTCGCGGACGAGTTGCGACTGATCGTAGAAGGGTTCGAGATGGACTCCGGGCGGCAACTGATGCCGAAGACTCACGACCTCGGCGGCAACGGCATCGGCAACCTGCACGGTATTGGATGAAATCTGCCGAGCGATGTTGATAAGCACCGCCTGTTTACCGTTGGAGGTAACGCTGGTGTAGACAGGCATGGTTGATGGCTCGACCGTTGCGACATCCGCAACACGGATCGGCGCGCCTGCTGGCGTGGTCTTAATAACGAGGTTGGCCAGTTCTTCGGCAGAGTGTGCCTGCGCCCCGATGAGGCCGAGAATCAACTCGTGGTTGGCTTCGTACAAACCGGGTGAATCAATGATGTTTGCGGACTGGACTCCGTTAACCAGATCGAGGAGCGTGACACCGGAGGCCTGCAAACGCGCGAGGTCGGGGATGATGTGAAACTCCGGCACCTTGCCGCCCTGTACCACGACAGTACTGACACCTTCGACTCGATTGAGCGGCGGCTTCAGATCGTAGGTCGCGATCTCCCAAAGACGGGTCTGCGAAACAGTCGCGGGGCCCCGGTCGTCCGCCGTCAACGCGTATCCGAGGATGGGGAAAGTGGCAAAAGTCAGCCGGTTGGTGGTGATGCGCGCCGTGGCAGGCAGCGTCTGCTGCACCTTGGAGAGCGCCGCATCGGCAAGCTGCAAGGTGTGGAACATGTCCACATTCCAGTCAAAGAAGAGGCTGATTTCAGCCGAACCTCGGCTGGTCGTGCTGCGCACTGTTCGAAGGCCGGGCACGGAGTTGACCGCGTCTTCGATCGGTTTGGTAATCGTGACCTGCATCTGCTCGACAGGCATCACACCGTTGTCGACACCGATAACGACGCGCGGAAAATTGGTGTCGGGAAAGACCGAGATGGGCACCTGCGTGGCCGCGTAGACGCCAGCCAGTGTGAGCGCGATCAGGAAGAAGAAGATCGGCGTTGAGAGTCGTGCGAGCCAGAAGGGTTTTTCCGGGGCAACAGGCGGCAGATTCACTTGTCGTCTCCATGGCTTCCGGCTTCCGGCTTGTCGTCACCGCCTGCGTCGGCCGCGCCGATTTTCACCTTGGTTCCATCATCGAGACCGTAAGCGCCCGTGGTGATAACGGTGTCCTTTGCCGTGATACCGGAGAGAATCTGCACATCCTTTGCGGT
This sequence is a window from Acidicapsa acidisoli. Protein-coding genes within it:
- a CDS encoding Gfo/Idh/MocA family protein encodes the protein MAEPIRVGIVGAQFAARFHWEGLSRVYKVPIQLVGVTSRSAASREKFAQDKGVRAFDTFEQLCDAVDVVDICSPPSSHEPLAVQALERGKHVIVEKPFTGYYGADISGFCGNTFPKEEMLREAVASCNRILTAAKASGKTVCYAENWIYAPAIQKEREILVKSGGQILWIIGEESHSGSHSPYYGSWKSSGGGSLVGKGCHPLSAALYLKRVEGEARNGVPIRPVTASARTHEITRLKDFRDEGFLRTSYEDVEDFVQIHIKFSDGTVADIFSTELVLGGVHNWLEVVSNNHRTRCNLSPVNALETFNPKEDLFRDVYVSEKIGTKQGWSNPSADENWHHGYVHEFQDFMESIQDRRKPLSTIELARDTVAALYTGYLSAERGGIEVDIPAASEDL
- a CDS encoding carboxylesterase/lipase family protein; the protein is MPFLYHGRMRMMGHTLIIVGMMGLGSLVSAGAQIQPPRVRIASGMLEGMRDPALPGGGVFLGIPFAAQPVGSLRWKAPQPPVPWHGIRTASQYGSACPQLPSPWLPEMLGVQKMPIDEACLYLNVWTPELHQNAKLPVFVWVHGGGNVEGDGEWPPLGQTLAEQGVVVVSFNYRLGVFGFLADRLLAAESDHHVSGNYGHLDQVAALRWVRQNIARFGGDPDQVTIGGQSSGALDVCNLMASPLSAGLFERAILQSGVCVDSVYPNAQEAEINGERLAKDLGVPPGPGALQALRAIPAARILQVAMDAPDIDLEPVVDGWVLPQQPAILFAEGREAGIPVLVGSNEDEVSIFASPIVGGKSWRPSTIAAYRQWLHNRFGSDADEVFAQYPARSDGETRQVFEIMDSDFDFGFGAWLLSNDTARIGQNAFLYHFTYVGTDEFTGLGAFHSEESMFLSRKYWTSWKSRSYDTMLSNAIVGYWAQFIKTGNPNGPGLPAWPAWHPDGLCQELGQRIEPEHVPRTQNFAVFQQHLTSRLQKLPR
- a CDS encoding efflux RND transporter permease subunit; translated protein: MNLPPVAPEKPFWLARLSTPIFFFLIALTLAGVYAATQVPISVFPDTNFPRVVIGVDNGVMPVEQMQVTITKPIEDAVNSVPGLRTVRSTTSRGSAEISLFFDWNVDMFHTLQLADAALSKVQQTLPATARITTNRLTFATFPILGYALTADDRGPATVSQTRLWEIATYDLKPPLNRVEGVSTVVVQGGKVPEFHIIPDLARLQASGVTLLDLVNGVQSANIIDSPGLYEANHELILGLIGAQAHSAEELANLVIKTTPAGAPIRVADVATVEPSTMPVYTSVTSNGKQAVLINIARQISSNTVQVADAVAAEVVSLRHQLPPGVHLEPFYDQSQLVRESIASVRDAIFIGLILACVILFLFLHDWRSSLVAGLVIPVTVAVTILFLWLIGQSFNLMTLGGLAAAIGLVIDDAIVVVENIVVHRDSGQSRVAAVRSALTEITTPLIGSTITPVVVFLPLIAVTGVTGSFFRALAVTMTAALLTSLLLALTWTPALSLVLLRGKVKDADTEATHEGIAPVEHKHSGKFMARVLAIHARVLDWALARPVILGVACLVLIIGGYFGYTALGSDLLPEMDEGGFILDYIMPSGSSLTETNRVLAHVEKILQDTPEVEITSRRTGLQMGLAAVTEANYGDFTVRLKSKRSRAIDDVMADVRDEIKKTEPELDVEFTQVLQDMIGDLSNAPEPIQIKLFCNDQSLLNQLGPKVQDAIGKIPGVVDTQNGIDNTVSGPATSFQISPVLAARFGFTPQEVAEDSTAILDGLPTTEPMIVNGRPYTVRIRLPEENRSSLAAIENTVFNSSSGHTASLGSIAQITQLPPQNEIRRENLQQQILVTGRLEGSDLGTAMARVRSTVEGLHLPSNVRVEYGGTYEEQQKSFHDLLRVLILALVLVFGVLLVEFRNFSAPVAILTSSVLSISGVVLALLITQTSFNVASFMGLIMVIGIVAKNGILLLDADEKLRRDGVEPRQAMLQAAQRRLRPIVMTAVAAICGMLPLAFALGSGSQMLQPLAIAVTGGILVSVVLSLIVTPVLYYLLTRKHTQSQEVW